One part of the Novipirellula aureliae genome encodes these proteins:
- a CDS encoding cytochrome B6 produces MKLIILSISVTAMTMLIPPQCGFAQDPTDAPSMAEQTYMPVVIGESFEETMERDIAQKDDVMQTQQRLLESRYDLSDQASEVKMSAGRKAVQQGVRVRLPNGVSWSTLGEMEPAEIKERDLFPMGFRPLPHAKHPVGGQVFPEEQIDAINEAENRDLERFDVAFDLPNHLTPEYPPPIFLTTRPDLGDVSQGKVLTIKNYYDLLKGKVTPVQMEGMRLLLTPFPQQQFNQTEDRKVEQPTFGVTCLDCHTNGHTNAAFHLNPDTRPQSARFRLDTVSLRGLFNQQIHGSKRSLRSVEDFTEFEQRTAYFDGDHVIAAKKGVHLPDRSDAVAMMAQMQNMLDFPPAPKLDEFGKLIPEKATELELKGQEVFFGKGRCAECHQPPFYLDNKMHDLHLERFYEPEMINGQYNIADGPIKTFTLRGIKDSPPYHHDGRLLTLDDTVEFFNIVTRLNLTSEEKKSLVAFMRCL; encoded by the coding sequence ATGAAACTGATCATTCTTTCAATTTCCGTGACAGCGATGACCATGCTGATACCGCCCCAGTGCGGATTCGCACAGGATCCAACCGATGCTCCATCGATGGCTGAGCAAACTTACATGCCGGTGGTGATCGGCGAATCCTTCGAGGAGACGATGGAACGCGACATCGCTCAGAAAGACGATGTTATGCAGACTCAACAACGGTTGCTAGAGAGTCGTTATGACCTGAGCGACCAAGCGTCTGAGGTCAAGATGTCGGCGGGTAGGAAAGCGGTCCAACAAGGCGTGCGGGTTAGGCTTCCAAATGGCGTCTCGTGGTCCACGCTGGGCGAAATGGAGCCAGCGGAAATCAAGGAAAGAGATCTATTCCCAATGGGATTCCGCCCGCTGCCACACGCGAAACATCCCGTCGGCGGCCAAGTCTTTCCCGAGGAGCAGATTGACGCGATCAACGAGGCGGAAAACCGTGACCTGGAACGCTTTGACGTGGCGTTCGATTTGCCGAATCATTTGACGCCAGAGTATCCGCCACCGATCTTTCTGACCACACGGCCTGATCTCGGTGACGTCTCGCAGGGCAAAGTTCTGACGATCAAGAATTATTACGACTTGCTTAAAGGTAAAGTCACGCCCGTTCAGATGGAAGGCATGAGGCTGCTGCTAACACCATTCCCTCAACAGCAGTTCAACCAAACCGAAGATCGTAAGGTCGAGCAACCGACTTTTGGCGTCACCTGCTTGGACTGTCATACCAACGGGCATACCAATGCCGCGTTCCATCTGAATCCTGACACTCGACCGCAATCGGCTCGCTTCCGACTCGACACGGTCAGTCTGCGTGGGCTATTCAACCAGCAGATTCACGGGTCCAAGCGTTCGCTACGCAGCGTCGAAGACTTTACCGAGTTCGAACAGCGTACGGCCTATTTTGATGGCGATCACGTCATCGCTGCAAAGAAAGGGGTGCATCTGCCAGACCGATCGGACGCGGTGGCGATGATGGCGCAGATGCAGAATATGTTGGACTTTCCACCCGCCCCAAAGTTGGACGAGTTTGGAAAATTGATTCCGGAAAAAGCAACGGAGCTCGAGTTAAAAGGTCAGGAGGTATTCTTTGGAAAAGGCCGCTGCGCGGAATGCCACCAACCGCCTTTCTACCTGGATAACAAAATGCACGATTTGCATCTGGAACGATTCTACGAACCGGAAATGATCAATGGACAGTACAATATCGCCGACGGACCCATCAAAACGTTCACGCTACGAGGCATTAAAGATTCGCCACCCTATCATCATGACGGACGGTTGTTGACGCTTGATGACACGGTTGAGTTTTTTAACATCGTCACGCGGTTGAACTTAACGAGCGAGGAAAAGAAATCGCTGGTGGCATTTATGCGATGTCTCTAG
- a CDS encoding zinc ribbon domain-containing protein, with protein MWKPTLRCLCSQTLFAKGIMMDIRKDTAPLNQIPCPNCGKHVDDRAVACPHCGEKIYVNVPGDIASASNPPPNPPPSNGSDLSRGV; from the coding sequence ATGTGGAAGCCAACGCTTCGGTGTCTCTGTAGTCAAACGCTCTTTGCCAAAGGAATCATGATGGATATTCGGAAAGACACTGCACCGCTGAACCAAATACCCTGTCCGAATTGTGGCAAGCACGTCGACGACCGAGCGGTCGCTTGCCCCCACTGCGGCGAAAAAATCTATGTCAACGTTCCCGGTGACATCGCCTCGGCAAGTAATCCCCCTCCTAACCCCCCTCCATCGAATGGCAGCGATTTGAGCAGAGGCGTTTGA
- a CDS encoding ThuA domain-containing protein → MKRFIALTLVLVLSTATVAQASGSDLIKTLIVDGPAKYHNWKNTTPVLKEMLAASGEFSVDVATFEEGDDSYKPDFDAYDLVVVNDGFGTPSWPSATERAFESYVENGGGVVIYHAANNAWPDWKAYNEMCAIGGWGGRNEKSGPYLYMDQDGKVIRDTSPGVGGGHGKQEAFEIIVREAEHPIMKGLPKSFQHGPDELYSFLRGPAKNVTILATAHSRVGNKGSGHEEPMLMVIHHGKGRIFHTVLGHDVKQIQAGSFVTTFLRGSQWAATGEVTIPVPSDFPNQAYPPKASTEANTEANTDASAAQQDDGFTSLFNGKNFDGWYLKIRSGDAEMAKKVFQVEDGMVHVFGDGFEDGYQLNISSRSETHGLFYANKPYSRYIFKFEYKWGTKKVNNFNQFQYDAGMYYHVSNDKIWPSGLEYQIRYNSVTKENHTGDFWGGGYDWYADKDRKFQFPSEGGKLQPDRGGEHRAKADAPFHALDGEWNQCEVIVMGNKYAIHKLNGEIVNLGIDLDRSEGKVGLQSETAEIFYRNIMIKEFDKDVPIEEFLTEDQLRALKR, encoded by the coding sequence GTGAAACGCTTTATCGCTCTGACCCTCGTTCTGGTTTTGTCGACGGCTACCGTCGCGCAAGCGAGCGGCTCGGATCTTATCAAGACGCTAATTGTCGACGGACCGGCAAAATACCATAATTGGAAAAATACGACGCCGGTGCTGAAGGAAATGTTGGCTGCCTCGGGGGAATTCAGTGTAGACGTTGCGACATTTGAAGAAGGCGACGACAGCTACAAACCGGATTTTGACGCCTACGATCTGGTGGTCGTCAACGATGGGTTCGGAACGCCTTCGTGGCCGAGTGCAACGGAGCGGGCCTTTGAATCTTACGTTGAAAACGGCGGTGGCGTTGTCATTTATCACGCGGCCAATAACGCTTGGCCTGACTGGAAAGCGTACAACGAGATGTGCGCGATTGGCGGCTGGGGGGGACGCAATGAAAAAAGCGGTCCCTATCTCTACATGGACCAGGACGGCAAGGTCATCCGTGACACCTCGCCTGGTGTGGGTGGCGGCCACGGCAAGCAGGAAGCGTTCGAGATCATCGTCCGCGAAGCTGAGCATCCGATCATGAAGGGACTGCCGAAATCGTTCCAGCATGGCCCGGACGAGCTGTACTCGTTCTTGCGTGGTCCGGCGAAGAACGTCACGATTCTCGCGACGGCTCATTCCCGGGTTGGTAATAAAGGATCGGGCCACGAAGAGCCGATGCTAATGGTCATTCACCACGGCAAGGGCCGGATCTTCCATACGGTGCTCGGACATGATGTCAAACAGATACAGGCAGGTAGTTTCGTGACGACCTTTCTTCGCGGTTCACAATGGGCGGCTACGGGTGAAGTGACGATCCCGGTGCCCAGCGATTTCCCGAATCAGGCCTATCCGCCAAAAGCCAGTACCGAAGCCAATACGGAAGCCAATACCGACGCTAGTGCTGCACAGCAAGACGATGGGTTCACATCTCTGTTTAACGGCAAGAACTTTGATGGGTGGTATTTGAAGATTCGAAGCGGTGATGCAGAGATGGCCAAAAAGGTCTTTCAGGTTGAAGATGGCATGGTTCACGTTTTTGGTGATGGCTTTGAAGACGGCTACCAACTGAATATTAGCAGCAGGAGCGAAACGCACGGCTTGTTCTACGCCAACAAACCCTATAGCCGATACATCTTCAAGTTCGAGTACAAATGGGGCACCAAGAAGGTCAATAATTTCAATCAATTTCAGTATGATGCAGGCATGTACTATCACGTTTCCAACGATAAGATCTGGCCGAGCGGACTTGAATATCAGATCCGGTACAACAGCGTTACCAAAGAGAATCACACCGGCGATTTTTGGGGCGGTGGTTACGATTGGTATGCTGACAAAGATCGCAAGTTTCAGTTTCCGTCCGAAGGTGGCAAGCTGCAGCCTGATCGCGGCGGCGAACATCGTGCAAAAGCAGACGCTCCGTTCCATGCTCTTGATGGAGAGTGGAACCAATGCGAAGTGATTGTGATGGGTAACAAATATGCCATTCACAAACTGAACGGCGAGATCGTCAACCTGGGCATTGATTTGGACCGCAGCGAAGGCAAAGTCGGCTTGCAGTCCGAAACGGCCGAAATCTTTTATCGCAACATTATGATCAAGGAGTTCGACAAGGATGTCCCGATCGAAGAATTCTTAACGGAAGACCAATTAAGGGCGCTCAAAAGGTAG
- a CDS encoding YihY/virulence factor BrkB family protein yields the protein MEFLKQIFSEFSKDRCTTLAAALAYYTAFALPPLLYLLLTVLTFGLSVAYKSDNAKQKAQAALEEQATEMLGNQAAAEGITRILENNRRSGGVWWKTLISFAGIIVGATGVVGALQDALNRVWQVKPDPERSSIRTMLTKRVLSFAMILGLGFLLLVSIVVSSVLSTAGEQLIDSIGIGGGVAEPINYLVQASVVFVFFAAIFKFMPDAKVQWPDVFFGAAITTVLFLVGRYGMQVFFSYSEPGAQLGAAAASLAVILVWVYYSAMIVLLGAEATQVYAVRYGDGIQPEDNAVRVVESIQRAEVR from the coding sequence ATGGAATTTCTCAAGCAGATCTTCTCTGAATTTTCCAAAGATCGCTGCACCACGCTTGCTGCTGCACTGGCCTACTACACCGCGTTCGCGTTGCCTCCGCTGCTTTATCTATTGCTGACCGTATTGACGTTCGGCTTGTCAGTGGCATACAAGAGCGACAATGCCAAGCAGAAAGCTCAAGCAGCATTGGAAGAACAAGCGACCGAGATGCTTGGTAACCAAGCCGCTGCGGAGGGAATCACCAGGATCCTGGAGAACAACCGGCGGTCGGGAGGCGTGTGGTGGAAGACCCTGATTAGCTTTGCCGGCATCATCGTTGGTGCGACAGGCGTTGTCGGCGCTTTGCAGGATGCGCTCAACCGAGTTTGGCAAGTCAAACCAGACCCCGAAAGGTCAAGTATCCGCACGATGCTGACCAAACGGGTGCTGTCATTCGCAATGATCTTGGGACTTGGTTTCTTGTTACTCGTTTCCATCGTTGTTTCCTCTGTGCTCTCGACAGCGGGCGAGCAGCTAATCGATTCCATCGGCATCGGTGGCGGAGTTGCGGAACCAATCAACTATCTGGTTCAGGCTTCGGTCGTGTTTGTTTTTTTTGCCGCAATTTTTAAATTCATGCCGGATGCGAAGGTGCAATGGCCAGATGTCTTCTTCGGTGCGGCCATTACGACCGTCTTATTCTTGGTAGGTCGGTATGGGATGCAAGTCTTCTTTTCTTATAGTGAACCGGGAGCGCAATTGGGGGCCGCGGCCGCTTCATTGGCCGTGATACTTGTCTGGGTTTACTACTCTGCGATGATTGTGCTGTTAGGAGCAGAGGCGACTCAAGTGTACGCCGTCCGGTATGGAGATGGGATCCAACCGGAAGACAACGCGGTTCGTGTGGTCGAGAGCATCCAGCGCGCCGAAGTCCGTTGA
- a CDS encoding MgtC/SapB family protein, with the protein MDINLDNIQTILIAAACGALLGTEREIAGKPAGIRTHIFVCIGSALMMILGHAIVNQFQQQEVDSLLSVDPIRTLQAIVVGISFLGAGTIIHQKDEGVEGLTTAATIFLTAGIGVATAVGQVSLAVFVTVFAVFVLVLVGFIERKTENRKHRNDPTKS; encoded by the coding sequence ATGGACATCAACTTGGATAACATTCAAACCATTCTGATTGCGGCCGCGTGCGGAGCATTGCTAGGAACCGAGCGAGAGATCGCTGGCAAACCGGCGGGTATTCGTACCCACATATTCGTTTGTATCGGCTCGGCATTGATGATGATTCTCGGTCACGCAATCGTGAATCAATTTCAGCAGCAAGAGGTGGACTCGCTATTAAGCGTCGATCCAATCCGCACGTTGCAAGCGATTGTGGTTGGTATCAGCTTCCTAGGTGCTGGCACGATCATACACCAGAAGGACGAAGGCGTTGAGGGGCTGACGACGGCAGCGACGATTTTCTTGACCGCCGGAATTGGAGTTGCAACGGCAGTCGGGCAGGTCAGTCTAGCGGTATTCGTCACCGTCTTCGCTGTTTTCGTGTTGGTCTTGGTCGGCTTCATTGAACGCAAAACCGAAAACCGGAAGCATCGCAACGATCCGACGAAATCTTGA
- a CDS encoding pyridoxamine 5'-phosphate oxidase family protein: protein MNAKKKLIDLIKDFDTAMLVTRSHDGLLDARPMAIAGAEDDGQLWFVTDRNSGKIADLMLEEGVAVTMQGSNTFVSLSGTAHAVDDRAKIDELWNEAWKVWFPEGKESQAITLLRIEPSHGEYWDNSGLTGVKYLLNAGKAYLQGERPEKDVEANASVSL, encoded by the coding sequence ATGAACGCTAAAAAGAAACTAATCGACTTAATCAAAGACTTCGACACCGCGATGCTCGTAACTCGCAGTCACGACGGATTGCTTGACGCTCGCCCCATGGCAATAGCCGGGGCCGAAGACGACGGTCAACTCTGGTTTGTCACCGATCGTAACTCCGGCAAAATAGCAGATCTGATGTTAGAAGAAGGTGTCGCCGTGACAATGCAAGGTTCAAATACGTTCGTATCGCTCTCAGGCACGGCTCATGCAGTGGACGATCGAGCGAAGATTGACGAGCTATGGAATGAAGCTTGGAAGGTCTGGTTCCCCGAAGGCAAGGAAAGCCAAGCGATTACTCTCTTACGAATTGAACCTTCGCACGGCGAGTATTGGGACAACTCAGGACTGACAGGCGTGAAGTATCTGCTCAACGCCGGCAAAGCATACCTACAAGGTGAGCGGCCAGAGAAGGATGTGGAAGCCAACGCTTCGGTGTCTCTGTAG
- a CDS encoding outer membrane protein assembly factor BamB family protein: MNSSRTRRFYSIPLAHGWPSFVILLLLSLFILGPAVYAQSSRSDLPEGFEGKTLLWSVELGTHQYTSPQIDGDRIYLGTNDWGLEHPSVESTGGGLLLCLERTSGELIWQLPLPRYMAGTTPPFHFNHFKCGLCSQPQVDGDRLYLVGSRGGILCVDRDGQADGNDGPFVDELVYMQPTDTSYQLQPTDGDIIWRYDLIKQLGVIPHDACSSTPLLQGEFLYANTSNGHDDTHDQVANPEAPSLIVLNKKTGGLVATDGGIFGERLLHGNWCSPVATNIAGRNMILFGGGDGILYAFEPIDPNDPSTYVEAETGGVPSLKLIWKTDCNPPEYRSRDGQPIAYARWNKKTPDGPSEIIAKPVVHNDRVYVPIGQSPLHGPGQGQLSCIDGATGKFIWKTTEVDRSICDVAIDSDGLLYIPDYSGVMHCLDADTGKVVWQHKMRFGAWTGSPVLYDGKVFVVTEKDKKLWTFQAGRECEVLQEARLPSAAISPVVHEGVFYLPTQRKLLAIQYDE, translated from the coding sequence ATGAATTCTAGCAGAACACGCCGGTTCTATTCCATTCCACTGGCGCACGGTTGGCCGTCATTCGTCATCCTTCTGCTGCTTTCGCTGTTCATCCTAGGCCCCGCTGTGTATGCCCAATCATCTCGCAGTGATTTGCCTGAGGGTTTTGAGGGAAAAACTCTTCTTTGGAGTGTTGAGCTCGGCACGCACCAGTATACGTCGCCACAAATCGATGGTGATCGGATCTATCTCGGCACCAACGATTGGGGGCTGGAGCACCCGTCCGTCGAATCGACTGGCGGAGGACTTCTGCTATGTCTGGAACGCACATCAGGCGAGCTGATTTGGCAACTGCCACTCCCCCGCTACATGGCGGGTACGACGCCGCCGTTCCATTTCAACCATTTCAAATGCGGTCTTTGCAGTCAACCTCAAGTCGATGGCGATCGGCTTTATCTCGTCGGGTCAAGGGGTGGGATTCTCTGTGTTGATCGAGATGGGCAGGCCGATGGCAATGACGGTCCGTTTGTCGATGAGCTGGTGTATATGCAACCAACTGACACTAGCTACCAGCTCCAACCCACCGATGGCGATATCATCTGGCGATACGATCTGATCAAACAGCTCGGTGTCATCCCTCACGATGCTTGTAGCAGTACACCGCTGCTTCAAGGCGAATTTCTGTACGCCAACACATCCAATGGGCACGATGACACACATGATCAGGTGGCCAACCCCGAGGCGCCAAGCTTAATTGTGTTGAATAAGAAAACCGGCGGTCTGGTTGCTACCGATGGCGGGATTTTTGGCGAGCGACTTCTGCATGGAAACTGGTGTTCGCCGGTTGCGACCAATATCGCCGGTCGCAACATGATCCTGTTCGGTGGCGGCGATGGTATCCTTTATGCATTTGAACCGATCGATCCGAACGATCCGTCAACCTATGTCGAAGCGGAGACAGGCGGCGTGCCATCCCTCAAGTTGATCTGGAAAACCGATTGCAATCCGCCCGAGTACCGCTCACGCGATGGTCAGCCAATCGCTTATGCACGTTGGAACAAAAAAACACCGGACGGACCCAGTGAGATAATCGCCAAGCCGGTCGTGCATAACGACCGGGTCTACGTTCCAATCGGACAAAGCCCTTTGCATGGCCCTGGCCAAGGCCAGCTCTCCTGTATCGACGGTGCAACCGGAAAGTTTATCTGGAAAACGACTGAGGTCGATCGATCGATTTGCGATGTGGCGATCGACAGCGATGGCTTACTCTACATCCCTGACTACTCCGGCGTAATGCACTGCCTCGACGCTGACACGGGCAAGGTGGTCTGGCAACACAAGATGCGGTTCGGAGCTTGGACCGGCTCACCTGTACTCTACGATGGTAAAGTTTTCGTCGTGACGGAAAAGGACAAGAAGCTCTGGACATTTCAAGCGGGCCGAGAGTGTGAAGTGCTGCAGGAAGCACGGCTTCCTTCGGCCGCGATTTCCCCGGTCGTTCACGAGGGGGTCTTCTACTTGCCAACCCAACGCAAGTTGCTCGCAATACAATACGATGAGTGA
- a CDS encoding type 1 glutamine amidotransferase domain-containing protein gives MSKPSLKGKRIAFLATDGFEQVELTKPWEAIKKAGAEAILVSPKEGKIQGMNHDEKADRFKVDQSVHSASADKFDGLVLPGGVANPDALRMCEDSVSFVRDFFQQQKPVAAICHGPWTLIEADVVRGRKVTSWPSLKTDLKNAGAQWVDEECVCDEGLVTSRNPDDLPAFCDKAIEEFAEGKHAEQTA, from the coding sequence ATGAGCAAACCGTCACTCAAAGGCAAACGAATCGCGTTTCTCGCCACCGATGGCTTTGAACAGGTCGAACTTACAAAACCATGGGAAGCGATCAAGAAAGCAGGTGCCGAAGCGATTTTAGTGTCGCCCAAGGAAGGCAAAATCCAGGGCATGAACCACGATGAAAAGGCGGATCGGTTCAAGGTGGATCAATCGGTGCATTCCGCTTCAGCGGATAAGTTCGATGGATTGGTATTGCCGGGCGGTGTCGCTAACCCCGACGCCCTGCGGATGTGCGAAGATTCGGTAAGCTTCGTTCGTGACTTCTTCCAACAGCAAAAGCCAGTCGCCGCAATTTGTCATGGCCCATGGACTCTTATAGAAGCGGACGTCGTTCGTGGACGCAAAGTGACGTCATGGCCCAGTTTGAAGACGGACCTGAAGAACGCGGGTGCTCAGTGGGTCGATGAAGAATGTGTTTGTGACGAGGGCTTAGTGACCAGTCGCAATCCCGACGACCTTCCGGCATTTTGCGATAAAGCGATCGAAGAATTCGCTGAAGGTAAACACGCTGAACAAACGGCCTAA
- a CDS encoding glycoside hydrolase family 2 TIM barrel-domain containing protein, translated as MKNFLTVSMLLLSSTVCAQDSEQIKYSINDSWIFFKDATEKPVALTEIGDRDVEIVNLPHTWNAEDAIHGATSKTEGFYRGPAWYIRNITVPSHYKDKELYVFFEGANQETDVFVNGQFAGNHIGGYTRFVFPISKFVKFDSSRESAEFELAVRVDTSHNLDIPTLQADFTFYGGIYRDVFLVATEKTHFNIEDHASNGIFIRTPKVSATQAELDVDVQLMNSGAADSKVKLESIIYGPDGEQVAAYSSDHKLAAGKVLTVKPVIQPIQNPALWSPDSPSQYRLVCKIYDAETNRKLDEVTNLFGCRWFSFDAKKGFFLNGKHMKLIGTNRHQDFKGIGNALPDYIHREDIKKLKEMGSNFLRIAHYPQDPAILELCDRLGILTTVETPIIDTISESDAFKQNCLNIQLEMIRQNYNHPSLIIWAYMNEVLLRPKYKDDKEKQKVYFQRVYEVASEIEALTRKQDPYRYTMIPNHANLNRYKETGLTDLPMIVGWNIYFGWYGGKITNVTSEMTKYHNAIPDKPIIVAEYGASADPRLHALAPVRFDFTMEYATRFHEEYLKSLANLPFIAGMNVWNYADFGSVGRVDTVANINNKGLVGIDRKPKDVFYFYQAALLKEPLIGIAAKTWIRRACVEDEAGKGICRMPVEVFSNQKELELFHNGISLGKKEIGDHNKAIWDVPFVDGDNLLRAISTTDKTVEDFATVKMDVYPIKLSNFPSSGLSLNCGDYRFFYDDQIDQAWFPEKEYSEGSWGYVGGKVYSMSPAPRQQHGTSEPIKGTHCDPLYQTQRIGIKQYRFDVPPGVYEVTLHFAELTGQKSTALPYELSGSDDKKPSSAKNRRFTVNVNGNPVIEQISLARDYGSFRAVKIKSFVTAEAGEPLILDFVPSEEDAVINAIELNKKL; from the coding sequence ATGAAAAACTTCTTGACGGTTTCCATGCTCTTGTTGTCCAGCACCGTGTGTGCGCAAGACAGCGAGCAAATCAAGTATTCGATTAACGACTCGTGGATCTTTTTCAAAGATGCCACGGAGAAACCGGTTGCCTTGACCGAGATCGGTGATCGGGATGTCGAGATTGTGAATCTGCCTCATACCTGGAACGCTGAAGACGCGATTCATGGTGCGACGAGCAAAACCGAGGGTTTCTATCGGGGGCCGGCGTGGTACATCAGAAACATCACCGTCCCCTCCCATTACAAAGACAAAGAACTTTATGTGTTCTTTGAAGGGGCCAATCAGGAAACGGACGTTTTTGTGAATGGCCAATTCGCCGGCAACCACATCGGCGGCTACACCCGTTTTGTCTTTCCGATATCGAAATTTGTGAAGTTTGATTCCTCGAGGGAATCGGCTGAGTTCGAGCTGGCGGTTCGAGTGGATACGTCGCACAACCTAGACATCCCAACCCTGCAAGCCGATTTCACTTTCTATGGTGGGATCTATCGCGATGTGTTCCTGGTGGCCACCGAAAAGACGCACTTTAACATCGAAGACCATGCATCCAACGGAATCTTTATCCGCACCCCAAAGGTGTCGGCAACGCAGGCTGAACTGGACGTGGATGTTCAATTGATGAACAGCGGAGCGGCAGACAGCAAGGTCAAACTCGAATCGATTATCTATGGCCCAGACGGAGAACAGGTTGCTGCCTATTCATCGGACCACAAGCTTGCAGCCGGTAAGGTTCTCACTGTCAAACCTGTGATCCAGCCGATCCAGAATCCTGCACTTTGGAGCCCTGATTCACCCAGCCAGTATCGTCTGGTCTGCAAGATCTACGATGCGGAAACCAACCGCAAGCTGGATGAGGTCACTAATCTGTTCGGTTGCCGTTGGTTCTCGTTTGATGCCAAGAAAGGTTTTTTTCTAAACGGTAAACACATGAAGCTGATCGGCACCAACCGCCATCAAGACTTCAAGGGCATCGGCAATGCTTTGCCGGATTATATTCATCGCGAAGACATCAAGAAGCTGAAGGAGATGGGCAGCAACTTCCTTCGGATTGCGCACTATCCACAAGATCCCGCTATTCTGGAATTGTGCGACCGACTTGGAATTCTGACCACCGTTGAAACTCCAATTATCGACACCATCAGCGAGTCCGATGCGTTCAAGCAGAACTGCCTGAATATACAACTGGAAATGATACGGCAAAACTACAACCACCCTAGTCTGATCATCTGGGCCTATATGAACGAGGTGCTACTGCGCCCGAAATACAAAGACGATAAAGAGAAGCAGAAGGTTTACTTCCAAAGGGTTTATGAAGTTGCATCCGAAATCGAAGCCCTGACCCGCAAGCAGGATCCGTACCGCTATACGATGATTCCGAACCACGCCAATTTGAATCGCTACAAAGAGACGGGTCTGACGGATTTGCCGATGATCGTGGGCTGGAACATCTATTTCGGCTGGTACGGTGGCAAGATTACAAATGTCACTTCTGAAATGACCAAATATCACAACGCGATTCCTGACAAACCGATCATCGTTGCTGAATATGGCGCCAGTGCGGATCCTCGACTGCATGCACTTGCCCCAGTGCGATTCGACTTCACGATGGAATACGCAACCCGTTTCCACGAAGAGTATCTGAAGTCTCTAGCTAACCTTCCGTTTATCGCCGGGATGAATGTCTGGAACTATGCCGACTTCGGATCGGTTGGCCGCGTTGATACGGTTGCGAACATCAACAACAAAGGGCTGGTCGGAATCGATCGCAAACCTAAAGATGTTTTCTATTTCTATCAGGCAGCGTTGCTCAAAGAGCCGCTGATCGGGATTGCCGCTAAAACCTGGATTCGTCGGGCCTGTGTCGAGGACGAAGCGGGTAAAGGTATCTGCAGGATGCCAGTCGAAGTCTTCTCGAACCAAAAAGAGCTCGAACTGTTTCACAACGGTATCAGTCTCGGCAAAAAGGAAATCGGCGATCACAATAAAGCAATCTGGGACGTGCCTTTCGTGGACGGAGACAACCTGCTGCGGGCAATCAGCACGACCGATAAAACCGTCGAAGATTTTGCGACCGTCAAGATGGATGTCTATCCCATCAAGTTGTCCAACTTCCCTTCGTCGGGTTTGTCATTGAATTGCGGCGACTATCGATTCTTTTACGATGATCAAATCGACCAGGCATGGTTCCCCGAGAAAGAGTACAGCGAAGGAAGTTGGGGCTACGTCGGCGGCAAGGTCTATTCCATGAGCCCAGCACCTCGACAACAACATGGAACGAGTGAACCTATCAAAGGAACCCATTGCGATCCGCTCTACCAAACCCAGCGAATCGGCATCAAACAATATCGCTTTGATGTGCCGCCGGGTGTGTATGAAGTCACTCTGCACTTCGCAGAACTCACAGGCCAGAAATCCACTGCACTTCCCTATGAGCTGAGCGGATCGGATGACAAGAAACCGTCGAGTGCTAAAAACCGGAGGTTTACGGTCAATGTGAACGGGAATCCCGTTATTGAGCAAATCAGCTTGGCTCGCGACTACGGATCGTTTCGGGCGGTAAAGATCAAATCCTTTGTCACTGCCGAGGCCGGTGAGCCGCTGATCTTAGATTTCGTGCCTTCCGAAGAAGACGCGGTCATCAACGCCATCGAGCTGAATAAAAAGCTGTAG